In a single window of the Allobranchiibius huperziae genome:
- a CDS encoding ABC transporter substrate-binding protein yields the protein MTRKLALDPAGLTGTTRRTFLRYTGTLSAAAAITAAVSACGPDSGTSNGAGGAGTSGSGEIDATLAFTLSSGLDPVNASSAVATAANQHVFEGLVDLDPITRAPYLALAKSQPTASADGTTWTVTLRDGATFSDGSPVTATDVAWSFTRAQDATTLMSQFITFISSVKAKDATTVEFTLKQPFTLFPSRISVIKIVPKAKTLNAAASKTFDTAPVGSGPWKLLTADANNGLTFAANTGYNGSRKARATRMTWHTTTQAATRVADLQSGRSQAIEAVPYINVKQLQGKKDVEAKQAFNQIFLMFNCSAKPFDDKRVRQALHYAVDTDSLIRTAFQGFASAADSYLDPANADYQKASTVYSYDKAKAKALLAAAGVSGLSIELVTTDAAAVTDTAPLIIDAWKQIGVRATLNTAPSSSVYAPAPDGLVSKPTFRALLASGDPSVFGTDTDLLLRWFYFGETWPQDRYHWDAASQKKVAGLLDQASKESDKSAQKALWKQVLDFVAEEAPLYPVLHTKIVTGWDKKKLTGFEAAPTTGLYFLGASRS from the coding sequence ATGACCCGCAAGCTTGCCCTCGACCCTGCCGGCCTGACCGGTACGACGCGCCGCACCTTCCTGCGCTATACCGGCACGCTGAGTGCCGCCGCCGCCATCACCGCCGCGGTGAGCGCGTGCGGCCCCGACTCGGGCACCAGCAACGGAGCGGGCGGCGCCGGCACCTCCGGGTCCGGCGAGATCGACGCCACCCTCGCCTTCACACTCTCCAGCGGCTTGGACCCGGTCAACGCATCCAGTGCGGTGGCCACGGCCGCCAACCAGCACGTCTTCGAGGGCCTGGTCGACCTCGACCCCATCACCCGGGCGCCCTACCTCGCGCTGGCCAAATCGCAGCCGACCGCGAGCGCCGACGGCACGACGTGGACGGTCACGCTGCGCGACGGCGCGACGTTCTCCGACGGCAGCCCTGTGACCGCCACCGATGTCGCCTGGTCCTTTACGCGCGCCCAGGATGCGACGACGCTGATGTCGCAGTTCATCACCTTCATCTCCTCGGTGAAGGCCAAGGACGCCACGACCGTCGAGTTCACCCTCAAACAGCCCTTCACCTTGTTCCCCAGCCGCATCTCGGTGATCAAGATCGTGCCGAAGGCCAAGACCCTGAACGCCGCCGCGAGCAAGACCTTCGACACCGCGCCCGTCGGCAGCGGTCCGTGGAAGCTGCTCACCGCGGATGCGAACAACGGCCTGACCTTCGCGGCGAACACCGGCTACAACGGCTCGCGCAAGGCCAGGGCGACCCGGATGACCTGGCACACCACCACGCAGGCGGCGACCCGGGTGGCCGACCTGCAGAGCGGCCGGTCGCAGGCGATCGAGGCCGTCCCCTACATCAACGTCAAGCAACTGCAGGGCAAGAAGGACGTCGAGGCCAAGCAGGCGTTCAACCAGATCTTCCTGATGTTCAACTGCTCGGCGAAACCGTTCGACGACAAGCGGGTCCGGCAGGCGCTGCACTACGCCGTCGACACCGACTCGCTGATCCGGACCGCGTTCCAAGGGTTCGCCTCGGCTGCCGACAGCTACCTCGACCCGGCGAACGCCGACTACCAGAAGGCATCCACCGTCTACTCCTACGACAAGGCGAAAGCCAAGGCGCTCCTCGCCGCGGCCGGGGTGTCCGGCCTGTCGATCGAGCTGGTGACCACCGACGCCGCAGCGGTGACCGACACCGCCCCGCTGATCATCGACGCGTGGAAGCAGATCGGCGTACGCGCCACCCTCAACACCGCTCCGTCGTCGTCGGTCTACGCACCGGCGCCGGACGGCCTGGTCTCCAAGCCGACGTTCCGGGCACTGCTGGCGTCCGGTGACCCGTCGGTCTTCGGGACCGACACCGACCTGCTGCTGCGCTGGTTCTACTTTGGTGAGACCTGGCCGCAGGACCGCTACCACTGGGACGCCGCGTCGCAGAAGAAGGTCGCCGGCCTGCTCGATCAGGCATCCAAGGAGTCGGACAAGTCCGCGCAGAAGGCCCTGTGGAAGCAGGTGCTGGACTTCGTGGCGGAGGAGGCGCCGCTCTACCCGGTGCTCCACACCAAGATCGTCACCGGCTGGGACAAGAAGAAGCTCACCGGCTTCGAGGCCGCGCCCACGACAGGCCTGTACTTCCTCG